The following are encoded together in the Tripterygium wilfordii isolate XIE 37 chromosome 18, ASM1340144v1, whole genome shotgun sequence genome:
- the LOC119984008 gene encoding glyoxylate/hydroxypyruvate reductase HPR3-like, translated as MTKSQIMDTEIQLDHRKSQQLPQVLVLKPPPVLTVIGEHSFSSPKFNFLKAWESPLPLHQFLSTYAHSVQAILCSGYSPVNEELIRQLPSLRLVVTASAGINHIDLSACWRHGIAVTNAGSVFSDDGADAAIGLLIAVLRKISAADRYVRRGLWAKEGDFRLGSKLGGKRVGIVGLGGIGSEVAKRIEAFGCSISYNSRKQKASVSYPFFSDVCELAANSDILIICCGLTEQTHHLINRQVLLALGKDGVVINVGRGAIIDEKELVQCLVQGEIGGVGLDVFENEPDVPKELLELDNVVLSPHRAVFTPESFMDLCRLVVGNLEAFFSNKPLLSPVMAE; from the exons ATGACCAAATCGCAAATCATGGACACTGAAATTCAACTTGATCATCGCAAATCCCAACAGCTCCCGCAAGTACTAGTGCTCAAACCCCCACCAGTCCTCACTGTTATCGGTGAACATTCTTTTTCCTCTCCCAAATTCAACTTTTTGAAAGCCTGGGAGTCTCCGCTCCCTCTGCACCAATTCCTCTCCACTTATGCTCACTCCGTCCAAGCCATCCTCTGCTCCGGTTACTCCCCGGTCAACGAGGAGCTCATCCGCCAGCTGCCGTCCTTGCGCCTCGTCGTTACTGCCAGTGCTGGAATTAACCACATCGACCTGTCGGCATGCTGGCGGCACGGAATAGCCGTTACTAATGCTGGCTCTGTGTTCTCCGATGATGGTGCAGATGCAGCGATTGGGTTGTTGATTGCCGTTCTTAGGAAAATATCCGCTGCTGATCGGTATGTGAGAAGAGGGCTCTGGGCTAAAGAGGGAGATTTCCGTCTCGGTTCCAAG TTGGGAGGCAAGCGAGTTGGGATTGTTGGATTGGGAGGTATTGGCTCTGAAGTTGCTAAAAGGATTGAGGCATTTGGTTGCTCTATCTCGTACAACTCCAGGAAGCAGAAGGCATCTGTGTCCTACCCCTTCTTTTCTGATGTCTGTGAACTAGCAGCTAACAGTGACATACTCATCATTTGTTGTGGATTAACTGAACAAACTCACCACCTAATCAATAGACAGGTATTGTTGGCATTGGGGAAGGACGGTGTTGTTATCAACGTAGGACGTGGGGCTATTATCGATGAGAAAGAGTTGGTTCAATGTTTGGTGCAAGGGGAGATTGGAGGTGTTGGCTTGGATGTATTTGAGAATGAGCCTGATGTTCCGAAAGAGCTACTTGAATTGGACAATGTCGTACTCTCGCCACATCGAGCTGTCTTTACACCTGAATCTTTCATGGACTTGTGTAGACTTGTGGTGGGTAACTTGGAAGCATTCTTCTCAAATAAACCTTTGCTTTCTCCAGTCATGGCTGAATGA
- the LOC119984007 gene encoding UTP:RNA uridylyltransferase 1 isoform X1 encodes MDGGGTDKAPPPGTSDGGEFLLSLLHKQQHQPQTPPQQSSAPPLPSVATPFTTLLPHHHHRQQQQQQQQSVVLDPAVAAVGPTIPFLPSWPSDGRDLPHSPWPHNFSPPFSPNFLGFPQSPLPGNNFPGSQEVNDLQRLGLLGNSTIHSYSQHKQPEHEQQQKLLQLPEQKPVFPSRVQTDGSERNGNSVHDSKFRSYGGDSGSDRNRNRQFNSRTNSSSTHNTNAMRHGNLDLPYQRKEGDWARQQHGGGNYRSMPPPGFSSKPRGEGNRESGSGTREFKHNMSKEKDNYGELSNRRAYASKILSNVSHEVGLIGQLNLPGPPAGRTFHKEVVEDGNRGSNTRDDGDHELDDLSEQLVDSLLVEDVSNDKIGKKQHRNSREKDSRSDTRGKYILSQRMRILRRQMVCRRDIDGLNAHFLLIYKSLIPPEEEKAKQKQLLTLLEKLVYKEWPQAQLYLYGSCANSFGVLKSDIDVCLAMEDADTIKSEVLLKLADILQSDNLQNVQALTRARVPIVKLMDPETGISCDICVNNVLAVVNTKLLRDYASIDDRLRQLAYIVKHWAKSRGVNETYQGTLSSYAYVLMCIHFLQLRRPAVLPCLQEMEATYSVTVDDIECTFFDQVEKLSGFGSRNKETIAQLVWAFFNYWAYHHDYANTVISVRQGSVISKHEKDWTRRIGNDRHLICIEDPFEISHDLGRVVDKYSIRILREEFERAAEIMQYDPNPCEKLFEPYVPC; translated from the exons ATGGACGGCGGTGGAACTGACAAGGCTCCGCCGCCGGGGACCTCTGACGGTGGCGAATTCCTCCTTTCTTTACTCCACAAGCAACAACACCAACCCCAAACACCACCACAGCAATCATCTGCCCCTCCATTACCCTCTGTAGCTACGCCTTTCACCACTCTAttacctcatcatcatcatcgtcagcagcagcaacagcaacagcaatcCGTTGTACTTGATCCTGCTGTTGCGGCCGTTGGCCCCACCATCCCGTTCCTTCCCTCTTGGCCATCCGATGGTCGCGATCTTCCCCATTCTCCATGGCCTCACAATTTTtcacctcctttttctccaaaTTTTCTAGGGTTTCCCCAATCCCCTTTGCCTGGAAATAATTTTCCTGGAAGTCAAGAAGTCAATGATTTGCAAAGATTAGGGCTTTTGGGAAACAGTACGATTCATAGTTATTCTCAGCATAAGCAACCCGAGCATGAACAACAACAGAAGCTACTGCAACTGCCAGAGCAGAAGCCTGTGTTTCCCTCTCGTGTGCAAACCGATGGAAGTGAACGGAACGGAAATTCTGTCCATGACTCCAAGTTTAGAAGCTATGGTGGTGATAGTGGATCGGATAGGAATAGGAATAGACAATTCAACTCACGAACAAATTCTAGTTCCACTCATAATACAAATGCCATGAGACATGGCAATCTTGATTTGCCTTACCAGCGGAAAGAAGGCGATTGGGCGAGACAGCAGCACGGTGGTGGAAATTATAGGTCAATGCCTCCACCAGGGTTTTCAAGCAAGCCCAGAGGTGAAGGGAATCGGGAATCTGGGAGTGGAACAAGAGAATTTAAGCACAATATGAGCAAGGAAAAGGACAACTATGGTGAATTGAGCAACAGAAGAGCTTATGCTAGTAAAATTCTGAGCAATGTGTCGCATGAAGTGGGTCTAATTGGCCAGCTTAATCTCCCTGGCCCTCCTGCTGGAAGAACATTTCATAAAGAGGTTGTTGAAGATGGGAACCGAGGTAGCAACACTAGGGATGATGGTGACCATGAATTGGATGATTTAAGTGAGCAGCTTGTTGATTCTTTATTGGTTGAGGATGTATCAAACGACAAGATTGGAAAGAAGCAACATCGCAACTCACGCGAGAAG GATTCCAGATCAGATACCCGTGGAAAATATATTCTTAGCCAAAGAATGAGAATACTTCGAAGGCAGATGGTTTGTCGCAGAGATATTGACGGGTTAAATgctcattttcttttaatttacaAGTCTCTGATACCACCCGAGGAAGAAAAGGCAAAGCAGAAGCAACTGTTAACGTTGTTAGAGAAATTAGTTTATAAAGAATGGCCTCAAGCTCAATTGTACCTATATGGATCATGTGCCAACTCATTTGGGGTGTTGAAAAGTGATATTGATGTTTGCCTTGCAATGGAAGATGCAGATACTATCAAGTCTGAGGTCCTGCTAAAATTGGCTGATATCTTACAATCAGATAATCTCCAGAACGTGCAG GCATTGACACGTGCTAGGGTGCCCATAGTGAAGCTTATGGATCCAGAAACTGGAATATCCTGCGACATCTGTGTAAACAATGTTTTGGCTGTCGTGAATACTAAGCTTCTTCGCGATTACGCAAGCATTGATGATAGATTACGGCAGTTGGCTTACATCGTTAAACATTGGGCCAAGTCAAGAGGTGTTAATGAAACTTACCAAGGAACCCTCTCTAGCTATGC gTATGTTTTGATGTGCATACATTTCTTACAGCTGCGTAGACCTGCGGTCCTCCCATGCTTACAG GAAATGGAGGCAACATATTCCGTGACTGTAGATGACATTGAGTGTACTTTCTTTGATCAAGTTGAAAAACTTAGCGGCTTTGGATCCCGCAACAAGGAAACTATAGCTCAACTGGTGTGGGCGTTCTTCAATTATTGGGCATATCATCATGACTATGCAAATACTGTTATATCTGTTCGCCAAGGTAGTGTAATAAG CAAGCATGAGAAAGACTGGACAAGAAGGATTGGGAATGATCGGCACTTGATATGTATAGAAGATCCCTTTGAAATATCTCATGACCTTGGCCGAGTCGTTGATAAGTACAGCATAAGAATTCTGAGGGAGGAATTTGAACGTGCTGCCGAAATTATGCAGTATGATCCAAATCCTTGTGAAAAACTGTTTGAGCCATATGTTCCTTGCTGA
- the LOC119983378 gene encoding gibberellin 20 oxidase 1-like produces the protein MDKELALILYQQSNLPPLSVLQYQTNIPPQFIWPDHEKPCLNPPELAIPSVDMGNFLAGGSLAVSKACEVIDKACRRNGFFQVVNHGVDAKLVAKAHEYMDLFFGMELAEKQRAQRKLGEHCGYWSSFTGRFTSKLPWKETLSLRYVDDKRFSNGVEEYFLNVLGEDFRPFGKVYQEYCEAMNALALQIMELLGVSLGVGRLFFRDFYEGNDSIMRLSYYPPCQRPDLALGTGPHCDPTSFTILHQDQVGGLQVLVDEKWYSIAPNPHAFVVNIGDTFMALTNGVYKSCLHQAVVNNRSARKSLAFFLCPNMEKVVTPPTSLVSDKNPRLYPDFTWANLLEFTQKVQRAEMKTLEAFSSWLQHKN, from the exons ATGGATAAAGAACTTGCGTTAATCTTATACCAACAATCAAATCTACCTCCATTATCTGTTCTTCAATACCAAACTAATATTCCTCCACAGTTCATATGGCCGGACCACGAAAAACCCTGCTTGAATCCCCCGGAACTAGCAATACCCTCCGTGGACATGGGAAACTTCCTCGCCGGGGGCTCCCTCGCGGTATCCAAAGCGTGTGAGGTGATCGATAAGGCGTGCAGGAGAAACGGGTTCTTTCAAGTTGTGAATCATGGAGTTGATGCCAAACTCGTGGCGAAAGCACATGAGTACATGGACTTGTTCTTTGGCATGGAACTTGCTGAGAAGCAAAGAGCTCAGAGGAAGCTGGGAGAGCATTGCGGATATTGGAGTAGCTTCACTGGCCGGTTCACATCCAAGCTTCCATGGAAGGAAACACTTTCTCTCCGATATGTTGATGATAAGCGCTTCTCAAATGGTGTGGAAGAGTATTTCTTGAATGTCTTGGGCGAAGATTTCAGACCGTTTGG GAAAGTATACCAGGAATACTGCGAAGCCATGAATGCTCTTGCACTTCAAATCATGGAGCTTTTGGGGGTGAGTCTAGGAGTTGGAAGATTATTTTTCAGAGATTTCTATGAAGGTAATGATTCAATAATGAGGTTGAGTTACTACCCTCCTTGTCAAAGGCCAGACTTGGCTCTTGGGACTGGTCCTCATTGTGACCCAACATCCTTTACAATCCTTCATCAAGACCAAGTTGGTGGCCTCCAAGTGCTTGTTGATGAGAAATGGTACTCGATAGCTCCCAATCCACATGCTTTTGTGGTCAACATCGGTGACACATTCATG GCACTTACAAATGGAGTTTACAAGAGTTGCTTGCACCAAGCGGTTGTAAACAATAGATCAGCAAGGAAATCTCTAGCTTTCTTTCTATGCCCCAATATGGAGAAGGTGGTGACACCACCAACCAGTTTGGTGAGTGACAAAAATCCTAGGCTATATCCGGACTTCACTTGGGCAAATCTTCTGGAATTTACGCAAAAAGTACAGCGAGCAGAAATGAAAACCCTAGAAGCCTTCTCGAGCTGGCTTCAACACAAAAATTAA
- the LOC119984007 gene encoding UTP:RNA uridylyltransferase 1 isoform X2 produces MDGGGTDKAPPPGTSDGGEFLLSLLHKQQHQPQTPPQQSSAPPLPSVATPFTTLLPHHHHRQQQQQQQQSVVLDPAVAAVGPTIPFLPSWPSDGRDLPHSPWPHNFSPPFSPNFLGFPQSPLPGNNFPGSQEVNDLQRLGLLGNSTIHSYSQHKQPEHEQQQKLLQLPEQKPVFPSRVQTDGSERNGNSVHDSKFRSYGGDSGSDRNRNRQFNSRTNSSSTHNTNAMRHGNLDLPYQRKEGDWARQQHGGGNYRSMPPPGFSSKPRGEGNRESGSGTREFKHNMSKEKDNYGELSNRRAYASKILSNVSHKEVVEDGNRGSNTRDDGDHELDDLSEQLVDSLLVEDVSNDKIGKKQHRNSREKDSRSDTRGKYILSQRMRILRRQMVCRRDIDGLNAHFLLIYKSLIPPEEEKAKQKQLLTLLEKLVYKEWPQAQLYLYGSCANSFGVLKSDIDVCLAMEDADTIKSEVLLKLADILQSDNLQNVQALTRARVPIVKLMDPETGISCDICVNNVLAVVNTKLLRDYASIDDRLRQLAYIVKHWAKSRGVNETYQGTLSSYAYVLMCIHFLQLRRPAVLPCLQEMEATYSVTVDDIECTFFDQVEKLSGFGSRNKETIAQLVWAFFNYWAYHHDYANTVISVRQGSVISKHEKDWTRRIGNDRHLICIEDPFEISHDLGRVVDKYSIRILREEFERAAEIMQYDPNPCEKLFEPYVPC; encoded by the exons ATGGACGGCGGTGGAACTGACAAGGCTCCGCCGCCGGGGACCTCTGACGGTGGCGAATTCCTCCTTTCTTTACTCCACAAGCAACAACACCAACCCCAAACACCACCACAGCAATCATCTGCCCCTCCATTACCCTCTGTAGCTACGCCTTTCACCACTCTAttacctcatcatcatcatcgtcagcagcagcaacagcaacagcaatcCGTTGTACTTGATCCTGCTGTTGCGGCCGTTGGCCCCACCATCCCGTTCCTTCCCTCTTGGCCATCCGATGGTCGCGATCTTCCCCATTCTCCATGGCCTCACAATTTTtcacctcctttttctccaaaTTTTCTAGGGTTTCCCCAATCCCCTTTGCCTGGAAATAATTTTCCTGGAAGTCAAGAAGTCAATGATTTGCAAAGATTAGGGCTTTTGGGAAACAGTACGATTCATAGTTATTCTCAGCATAAGCAACCCGAGCATGAACAACAACAGAAGCTACTGCAACTGCCAGAGCAGAAGCCTGTGTTTCCCTCTCGTGTGCAAACCGATGGAAGTGAACGGAACGGAAATTCTGTCCATGACTCCAAGTTTAGAAGCTATGGTGGTGATAGTGGATCGGATAGGAATAGGAATAGACAATTCAACTCACGAACAAATTCTAGTTCCACTCATAATACAAATGCCATGAGACATGGCAATCTTGATTTGCCTTACCAGCGGAAAGAAGGCGATTGGGCGAGACAGCAGCACGGTGGTGGAAATTATAGGTCAATGCCTCCACCAGGGTTTTCAAGCAAGCCCAGAGGTGAAGGGAATCGGGAATCTGGGAGTGGAACAAGAGAATTTAAGCACAATATGAGCAAGGAAAAGGACAACTATGGTGAATTGAGCAACAGAAGAGCTTATGCTAGTAAAATTCTGAGCAATGTGTCG CATAAAGAGGTTGTTGAAGATGGGAACCGAGGTAGCAACACTAGGGATGATGGTGACCATGAATTGGATGATTTAAGTGAGCAGCTTGTTGATTCTTTATTGGTTGAGGATGTATCAAACGACAAGATTGGAAAGAAGCAACATCGCAACTCACGCGAGAAG GATTCCAGATCAGATACCCGTGGAAAATATATTCTTAGCCAAAGAATGAGAATACTTCGAAGGCAGATGGTTTGTCGCAGAGATATTGACGGGTTAAATgctcattttcttttaatttacaAGTCTCTGATACCACCCGAGGAAGAAAAGGCAAAGCAGAAGCAACTGTTAACGTTGTTAGAGAAATTAGTTTATAAAGAATGGCCTCAAGCTCAATTGTACCTATATGGATCATGTGCCAACTCATTTGGGGTGTTGAAAAGTGATATTGATGTTTGCCTTGCAATGGAAGATGCAGATACTATCAAGTCTGAGGTCCTGCTAAAATTGGCTGATATCTTACAATCAGATAATCTCCAGAACGTGCAG GCATTGACACGTGCTAGGGTGCCCATAGTGAAGCTTATGGATCCAGAAACTGGAATATCCTGCGACATCTGTGTAAACAATGTTTTGGCTGTCGTGAATACTAAGCTTCTTCGCGATTACGCAAGCATTGATGATAGATTACGGCAGTTGGCTTACATCGTTAAACATTGGGCCAAGTCAAGAGGTGTTAATGAAACTTACCAAGGAACCCTCTCTAGCTATGC gTATGTTTTGATGTGCATACATTTCTTACAGCTGCGTAGACCTGCGGTCCTCCCATGCTTACAG GAAATGGAGGCAACATATTCCGTGACTGTAGATGACATTGAGTGTACTTTCTTTGATCAAGTTGAAAAACTTAGCGGCTTTGGATCCCGCAACAAGGAAACTATAGCTCAACTGGTGTGGGCGTTCTTCAATTATTGGGCATATCATCATGACTATGCAAATACTGTTATATCTGTTCGCCAAGGTAGTGTAATAAG CAAGCATGAGAAAGACTGGACAAGAAGGATTGGGAATGATCGGCACTTGATATGTATAGAAGATCCCTTTGAAATATCTCATGACCTTGGCCGAGTCGTTGATAAGTACAGCATAAGAATTCTGAGGGAGGAATTTGAACGTGCTGCCGAAATTATGCAGTATGATCCAAATCCTTGTGAAAAACTGTTTGAGCCATATGTTCCTTGCTGA
- the LOC119984250 gene encoding polygalacturonate 4-alpha-galacturonosyltransferase-like: MAMRRGSSGAGLHRNRGGGSRLPVALLVLFTVFVPFVVFVHRGLHLIPTIDGNEIPLGSSRQNMDWRERLAVQHVKSLLPKEVIDVIVANTPDMDPLSLDSFIKSNLSASWKIIGSETMPEIYVTSESNKKSVNIKQVTAKGRGSNLSDDHSQLIDTPAKQARRKLRDKRLEKRTAELVQRDDEAIVKLENAAIEHSKYVDTAYLGKYSIWKKENENDNSDSTVRLMRDQIIMAKVYLSIAKAKNKLDLHQALQIRIKATQHSLGEATTDADLHHSAAGNIKSMGEVLSKAREHLYDCKTVTGTLRAMLQTADEQVRSLKKQSTFLSQLAAKTLPNGIHCLSLRLTIDYYLLPPEKRVFPKTENLEKPNLYHYALFSDNVLAASVVVNSTILNAKDPSKHVFHLVTDKLNFGAMKMWFLLNPPGKATINVENVDEFKWLNSSYCPVLKQLESAAMKEYYYHHTSALATGSGNLKYRNPKYLSMLNHLRFYLPEVYPKLDKILFLDDDIVVQKDLTLLWSVDLRGKVNGAVETCGESFHRFDKYLNFSNPLIAKNFDPNACGWAYGMNIFDLKEWKTKNITGIYHRWQSQNEERVLWKLGTLPPGLITFYRLTHPLEKSWHVLGLGYNPSIDRSEIEKAAVVHYNGNMKPWLELAMTKYRSYWTKYIKYDHPYLRNCNLRE; the protein is encoded by the exons ATGGCGATGAGAAGGGGTTCATCTGGTGCGGGATTGCATAGGAACCGAGGTGGTGGATCTCGATTGCCTGTTGCACTTCTCGTTCTATTCACTGTTTTCGTTCCGTTTGTTGTCTTTGTCCATCGAGGACTGCACTTGATTCCTACGATTG ATGGAAATGAAATTCCTCTTGGTTCTAGCAGACAG AATATGGATTGGAGGGAAAGGCTGGCTGTGCAACATGTGAAATCCTTACTTCCAAAAGAG GTTATTGATGTTATTGTTGCCAACACTCCTGATATGGACCCGTTGAGTCTTGATTCTTTCATAAAAAGTAATTTGTCAGCATCATGGAAAATTATCGGTTCAGAGACAATGCCTGAAATATATGTCACCTCTGAG TCAAATAAAAAATCTGTGAACATCAAGCAAGTGACAGCTAAAGGCCGTGGCAGCAATCTATCTG ATGACCATTCTCAACTCATTGATACACCCGCAAAACAAGCTCGAAGG AAATTGAGAGATAAACGACTTGAGAAGCGTACTGCTGAGTTGGTGCAACGCGATGATGAAGCAATTGTGAAGCTTGAAAATGCAGCCATCGAACACTCGAAATATGTTGATACAGCATATTTAGGGAAGTACAGTATATGGAAAAAAGAGAACGAGAATGATAATTCTGATTCAACAGTACGCTTGATGCGAGATCAAATTATAATGGCAAAGGTATACCTAAGTATCGCAAAGGCCAAGAACAAACTTGACTTGCACCAAGCACTACAGATTCGAATCAAAGCCACTCAGCATTCCCTTGGGGAGGCAACAACTGATGCTGATCTACATCACAG TGCAGCAGGGAATATAAAATCTATGGGCGAAGTTCTGTCAAAGGCAAGagagcatttgtatgactgcaaAACGGTCACTGGGACGCTCAGAGCAATGCTTCAAACAGCTGATGAGCAAGTTAGAAGCCTGAAGAAACAGAGCACATTCTTGAGCCAGTTAGCTGCCAAAACGCTTCCAAACGGAATCCACTGCTTATCTTTGCGCTTAACCATTGATTACTATCTGCTTCCTCCTGAGAAGAGAGTGTTCCCTAAAACTGAGAATCTGGAAAAGCCAAATCTTTACCATTATGCACTCTTCTCTGATAATGTCTTGGCTGCTTCTGTTGTTGTCAACTCAACAATCTTGAATGCCAAG GACCCTTCCAAGCATGTTTTCCATCTCGTTACTGATAAACTCAACTTTGGAGCAATGAAAATGTGGTTTCTGTTGAACCCACCTGGAAAAGCTACCATTAACGTTGAAAATGTTGATGAATTTAAGTGGCTTAACTCCTCTTATTGCCCAGTTCTGAAGCAGCTTGAGTCTGCTGCAATGAAAGAATATTATTATCATCATACGTCAGCATTGGCAACTGGTTCTGGAAATCTAAAGTATCGAAACCCAAAGTATCTGTCAATGCTGAATCACTTGAGGTTCTATCTTCCTGAGGTCTATCCCAAGCTGGATAAGATATTGTTTCTCGATGACGATATTGTTGTACAGAAAGACTTGACCCTACTGTGGTCTGTGGATCTCCGTGGGAAAGTGAATGGTGCAGTGGAAACATGTGGTGAAAGCTTTCACAGATTTGATAAGTACCTAAACTTCTCGAACCCTCTTATTGCTAAAAATTTTGATCCAAACGCATGTGGATGGGCATATGGAATGAATATTTTTGATCTTAAGGAATGGAAAACGAAGAATATCACTGGTATATATCACAGGTGGCAAAGCCAG AATGAAGAGAGAGTACTGTGGAAGCTAGGGACATTGCCTCCAGGGCTGATTACATTTTATCGTCTGACACATCCACTTGAGAAGTCGTGGCATGTTCTAGGTTTGGGCTACAATCCGAGCATTGATAGGTCAGAGATCGAAAAGGCAGCAGTTGTCCACTACAATGGCAACATGAAGCCATGGCTTGAATTAGCAATGACAAAATATCGGTCCTACTGGACCAAGTACATCAAGTATGATCATCCTTACCTTCGCAACTGCAACCTAAGAGAATGA
- the LOC119984611 gene encoding probable carboxylesterase 9, with the protein MSKFDPFAHLNIKLNEDGTLSRLAKFPNKDANPEPAPGDPIATKDCTINNTFLRIFIPTVVLRSNSTTTTRLPIVFYLHGSSWILFDAANVAAYVTCTRHACEIPAIIIVPNCRLAPEHRIPTQYDDAVEAVLWVKQQALDPNGERWLKEYGDFSRCYLHGSGSGGNIVFNVALRVNDMDLKPLKIVGLIMNQPLFGGKQRTKSELKFATDQMMPLPVLDLIWELALPKGADRDSPYCNPTVDGPHKSKLRLLQRCLVIGFSKDPLIDRQQSFVEMLMMSGVKVDAQFDDMGFHRIELVDKRWAAALLQMVKEFILN; encoded by the coding sequence ATGTCGAAGTTCGACCCCTTCGCGCACCTAAACATCAAGCTCAACGAGGACGGCACATTGTCTCGACTCGCCAAATTCCCAAACAAAGACGCCAACCCCGAACCCGCACCAGGTGACCCAATTGCCACCAAAGACTGCACCATAAACAACACATTCCTCCGCATCTTTATACCTACTGTCGTCCTCCGCTCtaattccaccaccaccacacgCCTCCCAATCGTTTTCTACTTACATGGATCTTCTTGGATTCTCTTCGACGCCGCCAATGTCGCAGCCTATGTGACGTGTACCCGCCACGCCTGTGAAATTCCTGCAATAATCATTGTCCCGAATTGTCGCCTTGCGCCAGAGCATAGGATCCCGACGCAGTACGATGACGCGGTGGAGGCGGTTCTGTGGGTGAAACAACAGGCATTGGATCCCAATGGAGAGAGATGGTTGAAAGAGTATGGAGATTTTTCTAGATGTTACCTTCACGGATCTGGCAGTGGAGGGAACATTGTGTTTAACGTCGCGTTGAGGGTTAATGACATGGATTTGAAGCCGTTGAAGATTGTTGGCCTTATAATGAACCAACCATTGTTTGGCGGGAAACAGAGGACGAAATCGGAGTTGAAATTCGCGACGGATCAGATGATGCCGTTGCCGGTGCTGGACTTGATTTGGGAGTTGGCGTTGCCGAAAGGAGCGGATCGGGACAGTCCATATTGTAATCCTACGGTGGATGGGCCGCACAAGAGTAAGCTCAGGTTGTTACAGAGGTGTTTGGTGATTGGATTTAGTAAGGACCCGTTGATCGATCGGCAGCAGAGTTTTGTGGAAATGTTGATGATGAGTGGAGTGAAAGTGGATGCTCAATTCGATGATATGGGGTTTCATAGGATTGAACTTGTGGACAAACGATGGGCTGCTGCTCTATTACAAATGGTGAAAGAATTTATTCTTAATTAA
- the LOC119983522 gene encoding histone deacetylase complex subunit SAP18-like isoform X2, producing MAGAAEGQKRPGGRPMPPSGRGLPPPPPGPRFPPVDREKTCPLLLRVFTKIGGHHTKEDFAVRGKEPKDEVQIYTWKDATLRELTDLVKEVAPAARRRDIRLSFALVYPDKNGRFVVREVGKTFSFGSGRRLDDTKALAELDFQIGDYLDVAIL from the exons ATGGCGGGAGCAGCAGAAGGACAAAAGAGACCTGGAGGCAGACCAATGCCTCCTTCCGGTAGAGGccttcctcctcctccgccTGGACCTCGTTTTCCTCCTGTCGATCGCGAAAAG ACTTGCCCATTATTGCTGCGAGTTTTCACCAAG ATTGGAGGTCATCATACCAAGGAAGATTTTGCAGTGAGAGGCAAGGAGCCTAAGGATGAGGTTCAAATTTATACTTGGAAGGATGCTACTCTTCGTGAATTAACTGATCTG GTCAAAGAGGTGGCACCAGCAGCCAGAAGAAGAGACATAAGACTGTCTTTTGCTTTGGTTTATCCTGATAAAAACGGCCGTTTTGTTGTGCGAGAG GTGGGGAAGACATTCTCTTTTGGATCAGGGAGACGATTAGATGATACTAAAGCATTAGCCGAGCTCGACTTTCAG ATTGGAGACTATTTGGATGTTGCAATTCTGTAG
- the LOC119983522 gene encoding histone deacetylase complex subunit SAP18-like isoform X1, with protein sequence MAGAAEGQKRPGGRPMPPSGRGLPPPPPGPRFPPVDREKTCPLLLRVFTKIGGHHTKEDFAVRGKEPKDEVQIYTWKDATLRELTDLVYVKEVAPAARRRDIRLSFALVYPDKNGRFVVREVGKTFSFGSGRRLDDTKALAELDFQIGDYLDVAIL encoded by the exons ATGGCGGGAGCAGCAGAAGGACAAAAGAGACCTGGAGGCAGACCAATGCCTCCTTCCGGTAGAGGccttcctcctcctccgccTGGACCTCGTTTTCCTCCTGTCGATCGCGAAAAG ACTTGCCCATTATTGCTGCGAGTTTTCACCAAG ATTGGAGGTCATCATACCAAGGAAGATTTTGCAGTGAGAGGCAAGGAGCCTAAGGATGAGGTTCAAATTTATACTTGGAAGGATGCTACTCTTCGTGAATTAACTGATCTGGTATAC GTCAAAGAGGTGGCACCAGCAGCCAGAAGAAGAGACATAAGACTGTCTTTTGCTTTGGTTTATCCTGATAAAAACGGCCGTTTTGTTGTGCGAGAG GTGGGGAAGACATTCTCTTTTGGATCAGGGAGACGATTAGATGATACTAAAGCATTAGCCGAGCTCGACTTTCAG ATTGGAGACTATTTGGATGTTGCAATTCTGTAG